A part of Fusarium graminearum PH-1 chromosome 3, whole genome shotgun sequence genomic DNA contains:
- a CDS encoding glucan endo-1,3-beta-glucosidase — protein MLKELALFSFAAVGAMAAPQQLPSSNLSWYADMDHTGDFSGKAPYAADSYQVFKKVAPGVGSAIQDAIDSGNRHSQWLASEPRVVYLPPGTYEVYKTINLRTDTILMGNPANPPVIKPAAGFNGTTLINGKDPSVAEVGEISFSVGMKNIILDTTTIDANREFTALYWGVAQVCQLSNIHIKMPTAGATSGHSGIRLGRGSTLGLADIRVENGLAFYKSVSFIRNRVGMRIDGGNTITILNPTFDTVGTPVKHVSGAPFVGIVDAKSVNSGITFESSGYPSLLIENLEKDTDSDIVKLPSGVALGKASHVDTFTYGNTVGRSPVYGGETTSVRRPEAIAPGGRIPAVAAPTYADRSIGDFMNIKDPKQNGGQNIKGDGKTNEVEALTAALKYAVQNNKIAYFPFGDYRVESTLLVPVGSRIVGEGWATISAAGDFFKKADAPKPVVQIGAPGDVGTIEVQDMRFTVADVLPGAIILEFNAAGSKPGDVALWNSMITVGGTLGAQGLTDNCGDASNPCQGAYIGMHFTKDSSAYVENVWNWVADHITEGFNGGSSIAAKGGALVESTKGTWLHALGSEHWWLYQLNLRDASNVVVSMLQTETNYEQGAKAKKLLPSPWNPDQTGWGDPDYAWCGKDDGSCRMGLSNYVNGGSNVYYYGSASWAFFNGPGYQRCEDEMKCQQSIHWIAKTPENLQSFGWCAKASKVALRLGNGDNVMTQPDFTGSWGSLVGRYTP, from the exons ATGTTGAAGGAATTGGCGCTCTTTTCATTTGCTGCTGTAGGAGCCATGGCAGCTCCACAGCAGCTACCTTCTAGTAACCTATCCTGGTACGCCGATATGGATCATACAGGCGACTTTAGCGGCAAAGCCCCCTATGCTGCTGACTCCTACCAAGTATTCAAGAAAGTTGCTCCTGGTGTTGGTAGCGCCATACAGGATGCTATTGATTCTGGCAACCGTCACAGTCAGTGGCTCGCATCGGAACCGCGA GTTGTTTATCTCCCTCCTGGAACATACGAAGTTTACAAGACTATCAATCTTCGAACAGACACTATACTCATGGGAAACCCGGCCAAT CCTCCTGTCATCAAACCAGCTGCTGGATTCAACGGCACCACTCTCATCAATGGTAAAGATCCATCCGTTGCCGAAGTTGGTGAAATTTCTTTCTCTGTTGGTATGAAGAATATCATTCTCGACACTACCACCATTGATGCCA ACCGTGAATTCACGGCTCTGTATTGGGGTGTTGCTCAGGTTTGTCAGCTGTCAAACATCCACATCAAGATGCCGACAGCTGGGGCAACATCTGGACACTCTGGCATCAGACTTGGACGTGGATCTACTCTCGGTCTTGCAGATATTCGTGTCGAGAACGGCCTG GCTTTCTACAAGAGCGTCAGCTTCATCCGTAATAGGGTTGGAATGCGGATCGACGGCGGTAACACTATTACCATCTTGAATCCCACATTTGACACCGTTGGTACACCTGTGAAGCATGTCTCAGGCGCCCCATTCGTGGGTATCGTCGACGCAAAGTCGGTAAACTCGGGCATCACGTTCGAGTCTTCGGGCTATCCATCACTTCTTATCGAGAACCTGGAAAAGGACACGGACTCTGATATCGTGAAGTTGCCCAGCGGTGTGGCTTTGGGAAAAGCTAGCCACGTCGACACCTTCACGTACGGAAACACAGTTGGTCGAAGCCCTGTGTACGGCGGGGAAACGACTAGTGTCAGACGTCCTGAAGCTATTGCTCCCGGTGGTCGAATTCCTGCCGTTGCGGCTCCTACATATGCAGACCGTTCAATTGGTGACTTTATGAACATCAAGGATCCCAAGCAGAATGGAGGCCAAAACATCAAAGGTGACGGCAAGACGAACGAGGTCGAAGCTCTGACCGCTGCCCTCAAATATGCAGttcagaacaacaagatcgccTACTTTCCGTTTGGAGACTATCGCGTTGAGTCAacccttcttgttcctgtcGGTTCTCGTATCGTCGGCGAGGGCTGGGCCACAATTTCAGCTGCTGGTGACTTTTTCAAGAAGGCCGACGCTCCCAAGCCGGTAGTGCAGATCGGTGCTCCCGGTGATGTCGGTACGATTGAAGTACAGGATATGCGGTTTACTGTTGCCGATGTGCTTCCTGGGGCTATCATCCTTGAGTTCAACGCTGCTGGTAGTAAGCCTGGCGATGTGGCACTCTGGAACTCGATGATTACAGTTGGTGGCACATTAGGCGCACAAGGCCTAACCGATAACTGCGGCGACGCCTCGAACCCTTGCCAGGGTGCTTACATCGGTATGCACTTCACCAAGGATTCTTCAGCCTACGTGGAGAACGTGTGGAACTGGGTGGCTGACCACATCACTGAGGGTTTCAACGGTGGATCAAGCATCGCTGCTAAGGGCGGTGCGCTTGTCGAATCGACAAAGGGCACATGGCTACACGCTTTGGGCAGCGAACACTGGTGGCTGTACCAGCTTAATCTGCGCGATGCGTCCAACGTGGTTGTCAGCATGCTCCAGACAGAGACGAACTACGAGCAAGGCGCAAAGGCGAAGAAACTTTTGCCAAGCCCATGGAATCCTGACCAGACTGGCTGGGGAGATCCAGATTACGCCTGGTGTGGTAAAGACGACGGGTCCTGTCGAATGGGTTTGTCTAATTATGTTAACGGCGGATCCAACGTTTACTACTATGGTTCAGCTTCGTGGGCCTTTTTTAATGGTCCTGGATACCAGAGATGtgaagacgagatgaagtGTCAAC AATCTATCCACTGGATCGCAAAGACGCCGGAGAACTTGCAAAGTTTTGGCTGGTGCGCTAAGGCTTCCAAGGTTGCTCTGCGACTGGGTAATGGCGACAACGTTATGACTCAGCCAGATTTCACAGGCTCTTGGGGAAGTCTTGTCGGACGTTACACTCCGTAG
- a CDS encoding endopolygalacturonase 1 precursor has product MFSSMILLSGLVASAFAHPTVEPRASCTFTDAASAIKGKGSCSTIILNNIAVPAGTTLDLTKLKDGTHVIFQGKTTFGYDTWEGPLISFTGNNLLIEGADGHSIDCQGQRWWDGKGSNGGKTKPKFFSAHSLQNSNIKNLNVINTPVQAFSINGVTNLGVYNVHMDNSLGDTQGGHNTDAFDVGSSTGVYISGAVVKNQDDCLAINSGTNITFTGGNCSGGHGLSIGSVGGRSNNDVKTVRILNSSISNSDNGVRIKTVSGATGSVSDVKYDSITLSNIAKYGIVIEQDYENGSPTGTPTAGVPITDVTINKVTGSVKSSGTDIYILCASCKNWTWTNNKVTGGKTSDKCQGVPSGASC; this is encoded by the exons ATGTTCTCTTCCATGATCCTTCTCAGCGGCCTGGTTGCCTCAGCCTTTGCCCACCCCACTGTTGAGCCCCGTGCCAGCTGCACCTTTACTGATGCTGCTTCTGCtatcaagggcaagggtaGCTGCTCTACCAttatcctcaacaacattgccGTCCCTGCTGGCACTACTCTTGATCttaccaagctcaaggatggcACTCAT GTCATCTTCCAAGGAAAGACTACCTTTGGCTATGATACCTGGGAAGGTCCCCTGATCTCCTTCACTGGAAACAACCTTCTCATCGAAGGTGCCGATGGCCACTCCATTGACTGTCAGGGTCAGCGCTGGTGGGATGGCAAGGGCAGCAACGGTGGCAAgaccaagcccaagttcTTCAGTGCCCATTCTCTCCAGaactccaacatcaagaacttgaacGTTATCAACACTCCCGTTCAGGCTTTCAGCATCAACGGAGTCACCAACCTCGGTGTCTACAACGTCCACATGGACAACTCTCTGGGAGATACCCAGGGTGGACACAACACTGACGCTTTCGATGTCGGCTCCTCCACCGGTGTTTACATCTCCGGCGCTGTCGTCAAGAACCAGGACGACTGCCTCGCCATCAACTCCGGCACCAACATCACCTTCACTGGTGGTAACTGCAGTGGTGGTCACGGTCTTTCCATCGGATCCGTTGGAGGTCGATCCAACAACGACGTCAAGACCGTCCGCATTCTCaactcatccatctccaactccgACAACGGTGTTCGCATCAAGACCGTTTCTGGAGCTACCGGTTCCGTCTCCGACGTCAAGTACGATTCCATCACTCTTAGCAACATTGCCAAGTACGGTATTGTCATTGAGCAGGATTACGAGAACGGCTCTCCCACTGGTACCCCTACTGCTGGTGTTCCCATCACCGatgtcaccatcaacaaggtTACCGGATCTGTCAAGTCCAGCGGTACCGATATCTACATTCTTTGCGCTAGCTGCAAGAACTGGACCtggaccaacaacaaggtcACCGGTGGTAAGACCTCTGACAAGTGCCAGGGTGTTCcttctggagcttcttgctAA
- a CDS encoding endo-1,4-beta-xylanase 1 precursor, which yields MVSFKSLLVAVSALTGALARPFDFLDERDDGNATSVLEARQVTGNSEGYHNGYFYSWWSDGGGYAQYRMGEGSHYQVDWRNTGNFVGGKGWNPGTGRTINYGGSFNPQGNGYLCVYGWTRGPLVEYYVIESYGSYNPGSQAQHRGTVYTDGDTYDLYMSTRYQQPSIDGVQTFNQYWSIRRNKRTSGSVNMQNHFNAWRSAGMNLGNHYYQILATEGYQSSGSSSIYVQTS from the exons ATGGTCTCGTTCAAATCCCTTCTCGTCGCCGTCTCGGCACTCACTGGGGCACTTGCTCGTCCCTTTGACTTCCTCGATGAGCGTGACGATGGCAACGCCACCTCGGTCCTCGAGGCTCGCCAAGTCACTGGCAACAGTGAAGGTTACCACAACGGTTACTTCTACTCTTGGTGGtctgatggtggtggttatGCTCAGTACCGTATGGGTGAGGGCAGCCACTACCAGGTTGATTGGCGCAACACTGGTAACTTTGTCGGTGGAAAGGGATGGAACCCTGGTACTGGCCG AACCATCAACTACGGAGGTTCCTTCAACCCTCAGGGTAACGGATACCTTTGCGTTTACGGATGGACCCGCGGTCCCCTCGTCGAGTACTAC GTCATCGAGAGTTACGGTTCTTACAACCCCGGCAGCCAGGCTCAGCACCGAGGTACCGTCTACACCGACGGTGACACCTACGATCTCTATATGTCCACCCGTTACCAACAGCCTTCGATCGACGGTGTTCAGACCTTCAACCAGTACTGGTCCATCCGCCGCAACAAGCGTACCAGCGGCTCCGTCAACATGCAGAACCACTTCAATGCTTGGAGATCTGCTGGCATGAACCTCGGAAACCACTACTACCAGATTCTGGCCACTGAGGGTTACCAGAGCAGTGGCTCATCTTCTATCTATGTCCAGACTAGTTAA